A window of Gemmatimonadota bacterium contains these coding sequences:
- a CDS encoding permease-like cell division protein FtsX has product MRYSIREAFTAIRRAPLLTFLSAAMVGLALLVAGLFSIVSFNLHEALNRVEERVEIVAFVRDDARQAELIAAQEAILGMAEVRAVRFVSKEEALRLAEEQLPEFQDIFMGLEGNPLPASIEVELHPGNRDPESVARVAGVTSLYPFVEDVVYGQDWVDRLFVLRRVGTVTTTILGIAFGAVAALIIATAVRIAIFARREEIQIMRLVGATNGFIRRPFLLEGFITGLVGGIIALLLTYSAYMAGSRMIFPLEWIPARWVALGVLAGGFFGVAASALAIRRYLQEV; this is encoded by the coding sequence ATGAGGTATTCGATTCGGGAGGCCTTCACCGCGATTCGACGGGCCCCCCTCCTCACCTTCCTGTCGGCGGCGATGGTGGGGCTCGCTCTCCTGGTCGCCGGGCTCTTCTCGATCGTCTCCTTCAACCTGCACGAGGCGCTGAATCGCGTGGAGGAGCGCGTCGAGATCGTCGCCTTCGTGCGCGATGACGCGCGGCAGGCGGAGCTGATCGCCGCGCAGGAGGCCATTCTCGGGATGGCGGAAGTCCGCGCCGTGCGTTTTGTCTCTAAAGAGGAGGCGCTCCGCCTGGCCGAGGAGCAGCTTCCCGAGTTCCAGGACATCTTCATGGGGCTCGAGGGAAACCCGCTTCCGGCTTCGATCGAGGTGGAGCTCCATCCCGGGAATCGGGATCCCGAGTCCGTCGCCCGGGTCGCGGGAGTCACCTCGCTGTATCCATTCGTGGAAGACGTCGTCTACGGCCAGGACTGGGTGGACCGGCTCTTCGTCCTCCGCCGGGTCGGGACGGTCACGACGACGATCCTGGGAATCGCCTTCGGCGCCGTCGCCGCGCTGATCATCGCCACCGCCGTGCGCATCGCGATCTTTGCGCGCCGCGAGGAAATCCAGATCATGCGACTCGTGGGAGCGACGAACGGATTCATCCGCCGCCCGTTTCTCCTCGAAGGCTTCATCACCGGTCTCGTGGGGGGGATCATCGCGCTTCTCCTGACGTACTCAGCCTATATGGCCGGGTCGCGCATGATCTTCCCGTTGGAATGGATCCCGGCGCGGTGGGTCGCGCTCGGAGTCCTCGCGGGTGGATTTTTCGGAGTCGCGGCGAGCGCGCTCGCGATCCGGCGATACCTCCAGGAGGTGTGA
- a CDS encoding peptidoglycan DD-metalloendopeptidase family protein: MTLRRTRSLAVLFGIVVALPLAGQQPEELRREIQESQRRLEQIREERAQLQREMDALRSRVQNVAGALQNIERQLSASRSVLAEIDFQTEAATAQTYRTTGDLLLTREQLREREAILQRRLRDIYKRGPLHTARVLLGADSFSELLNRYRYLQVIAAYDRTLVSTTQALEEELSAQNLDLQENLRELGRLRESRLGEVAELRQIENEHQQTLQQFRSEERQAMSRMDQLEADEVRMSSLVTELERRRLEEERRRAVAGLPAGAVATLTTADIGTLPWPVEGAVAYPFGVERRPNGTSLRWNGIGIRAPVGTPVRAVRGGIVALAGPFEGYGPSVILSHGGGYYSLYLYLEEIGVVEGRAVEMGQVVGTVGGQSTPEGARLEFQIRAPTAGGVPEAMDPLAWLRPRAGGE; the protein is encoded by the coding sequence GTGACGCTTCGGAGAACCCGATCGCTTGCGGTCCTCTTCGGGATCGTCGTCGCCCTTCCCCTCGCCGGCCAGCAGCCGGAAGAGCTCCGCCGGGAGATCCAGGAGAGCCAGCGGCGCCTCGAGCAGATTCGCGAGGAGCGGGCTCAGCTCCAGAGGGAGATGGACGCGCTCCGGTCCCGCGTCCAGAACGTCGCCGGCGCACTCCAGAACATCGAGCGCCAGCTCAGCGCCTCGCGTTCGGTCCTGGCGGAAATCGACTTTCAGACCGAAGCGGCGACAGCTCAGACCTATCGGACCACCGGCGATCTCTTGCTGACGCGCGAGCAGCTCCGGGAGCGCGAGGCGATCCTCCAGCGGCGGCTTCGTGACATCTACAAGCGAGGTCCCCTCCACACCGCCCGCGTCCTTCTCGGTGCCGATTCCTTCTCGGAGCTCCTGAACCGGTACCGCTACCTCCAGGTCATCGCGGCGTACGACCGCACCCTCGTCTCGACCACGCAGGCGCTGGAGGAAGAGCTGTCGGCGCAGAACCTGGATCTCCAGGAGAATCTCCGGGAGCTGGGCCGACTTCGGGAATCGAGGCTCGGCGAGGTGGCCGAGCTTCGTCAGATCGAGAACGAGCACCAGCAAACGCTCCAACAATTTCGCTCCGAAGAACGGCAAGCCATGAGCCGGATGGACCAGCTCGAGGCCGACGAGGTGCGCATGTCGAGCCTCGTCACCGAGCTCGAGCGGCGGCGTCTCGAGGAGGAGAGGCGAAGGGCCGTGGCCGGGCTTCCGGCGGGCGCCGTGGCGACGCTCACCACGGCGGACATCGGAACGCTTCCCTGGCCCGTGGAAGGAGCTGTCGCCTACCCCTTCGGTGTGGAGCGCCGCCCGAATGGCACCTCGCTCCGCTGGAACGGAATCGGAATCCGCGCCCCGGTCGGCACACCGGTGCGGGCGGTGCGGGGTGGCATCGTCGCACTGGCCGGCCCCTTCGAAGGGTACGGCCCCTCCGTCATCCTGAGTCACGGCGGTGGTTATTATTCGCTGTACCTCTATCTGGAGGAGATCGGCGTCGTCGAGGGCCGCGCGGTGGAGATGGGGCAGGTCGTCGGCACGGTGGGCGGCCAGAGCACCCCCGAGGGCGCCCGGCTGGAGTTCCAGATCCGCGCGCCCACGGCGGGCGGAGTGCCCGAGGCGATGGACCCGCTCGCCTGGCTTCGCCCGCGCGCGGGCGGCGAATGA
- a CDS encoding type II toxin-antitoxin system VapC family toxin, with translation MNVVDSSGWIEYLSGGSNAAFFRKPIESTEPLVVPSLSLFEVYRHMLRHVGQEEALNVVAALRSGTVVDLDDRLALEAAELSVETKLALADSIILATARAHDAELWTQDSDFEGLEGVRYRARK, from the coding sequence GTGAACGTCGTCGACTCCAGCGGGTGGATCGAATACCTGTCCGGGGGCAGCAACGCCGCCTTCTTCCGCAAGCCGATCGAGAGCACCGAACCACTTGTCGTGCCCTCGCTCAGCCTCTTCGAGGTCTACCGTCACATGCTACGGCATGTTGGCCAGGAAGAGGCTCTAAACGTGGTCGCGGCTTTGCGGAGTGGCACCGTCGTTGATCTCGACGACCGCCTTGCTCTCGAAGCCGCGGAACTCAGTGTCGAAACCAAGCTGGCGCTCGCGGACAGTATCATCCTTGCGACCGCGCGAGCGCACGATGCTGAGCTATGGACGCAGGACTCCGACTTCGAAGGCCTCGAAGGCGTCCGTTACCGGGCACGGAAGTGA
- a CDS encoding antitoxin MazE family protein has translation MSGSEKRKATREKVRAHRERLRQQGLRPIQIWVPDVRSATFRVEAHRQSASVAQGRFEQEDQAFIDAVSAEDDT, from the coding sequence ATGTCTGGATCCGAGAAGCGTAAGGCAACGCGAGAGAAGGTGCGTGCGCATCGTGAAAGGTTGCGGCAACAAGGGCTGCGGCCCATTCAGATCTGGGTGCCCGACGTGCGATCGGCGACGTTTCGGGTGGAAGCTCACCGGCAATCCGCCTCGGTGGCGCAGGGTCGATTCGAGCAGGAGGACCAGGCGTTCATCGACGCAGTCTCCGCAGAGGATGATACATGA
- a CDS encoding AbrB/MazE/SpoVT family DNA-binding domain-containing protein, whose protein sequence is MTVVTVSPKYQVVIPKDVRDKLKIRPGQKVEAFAIGSRIELVPVEPIERFRGRYPKLPPLEREPDRL, encoded by the coding sequence GTGACCGTTGTTACTGTATCGCCGAAGTACCAGGTCGTCATTCCCAAGGACGTGCGCGACAAGCTCAAGATCCGGCCAGGGCAGAAGGTCGAGGCGTTTGCCATTGGCTCGCGCATCGAACTTGTGCCGGTTGAACCGATCGAAAGGTTCCGCGGCCGTTACCCGAAGCTCCCACCCTTGGAGCGCGAGCCCGACCGTCTGTGA
- a CDS encoding ATP-binding cassette domain-containing protein, translated as MINLSHVTKEYPPRGRALDDVSFHIRKGEFAFVTGHSGSGKSTTLRLVHMSERPSSGEVRVCGYSSEVTPPSDVWKVRRKVGFVFQDFRLLPGRTAAENVAFALEVTGTARKALVPRANRLLAKVGLSAKSGAVVNELSGGEQQRVAIARALVSEPLVLLADEPTGNLDERSARGILELFRELNAQGMAVLMATHDLEIVRNYPSYRTLELNEGRLVYDSAAAPAEPA; from the coding sequence AAGGAGTATCCCCCCCGGGGCCGCGCGCTCGACGACGTTTCCTTCCACATTCGCAAGGGCGAGTTCGCCTTCGTGACCGGACACTCCGGATCGGGGAAGTCCACGACGCTCCGGCTCGTGCATATGTCGGAGCGTCCATCCTCGGGAGAAGTGCGGGTCTGCGGGTATTCGTCCGAGGTGACCCCCCCTTCGGATGTCTGGAAGGTGAGACGGAAGGTGGGATTCGTCTTCCAGGATTTCCGGCTCCTCCCCGGCCGCACCGCCGCCGAGAACGTCGCCTTCGCCCTCGAGGTCACGGGAACCGCCCGGAAAGCGCTGGTGCCGCGGGCCAACCGGCTCCTCGCCAAGGTAGGCCTCTCGGCGAAGTCCGGGGCCGTGGTAAACGAGCTCTCGGGGGGGGAACAACAGCGGGTGGCGATCGCGCGGGCGCTCGTCAGCGAACCCCTCGTCCTCCTGGCCGACGAGCCCACAGGCAACCTGGACGAACGCTCCGCGCGCGGCATCCTCGAGCTTTTCCGCGAGCTGAACGCGCAGGGGATGGCGGTTCTCATGGCGACCCATGACCTGGAGATCGTGCGCAACTACCCGAGTTATCGCACGCTGGAGCTGAACGAGGGGCGCCTCGTTTACGACTCCGCGGCGGCACCGGCGGAACCCGCATGA
- a CDS encoding PadR family transcriptional regulator → MTGPYPHSHHWLMGLTDSPSDLIPGTLELLILKALVSGAKHGYGIVEHVRLASDDVLRIGESALYPALQRLLLNDWVKAQWGMSENNRRARYYTLTTRGRRKLAAERAEFNRLVGAIQLVLGTT, encoded by the coding sequence TTGACAGGACCGTATCCGCATTCCCATCATTGGCTGATGGGACTCACCGACTCACCCTCCGACCTTATTCCAGGCACGCTCGAGCTCCTGATCCTGAAGGCGCTCGTCAGTGGAGCCAAGCATGGCTATGGCATCGTCGAGCACGTGCGCCTGGCGTCGGACGACGTGTTGCGCATCGGCGAGAGCGCGCTGTATCCCGCCCTGCAGAGGCTGCTCCTCAATGACTGGGTCAAGGCTCAATGGGGCATGTCGGAGAACAATCGTCGCGCGCGCTACTACACGCTGACCACTCGCGGCCGCCGGAAACTCGCCGCCGAACGTGCGGAGTTCAACCGTTTGGTCGGCGCGATTCAGTTGGTTTTGGGGACGACATAG
- the moaC gene encoding cyclic pyranopterin monophosphate synthase MoaC: protein MTPDHAPSDSATPEDELTHLGPDGRPRMVDVSEKAHTTRTAIAEGSIRMSPATLEKLVRAGPKGEPLRVAELAGIQAAKRTAELIPLCHLLAGVSASVEMTPDPALPGVRARATARVQGNTGVEMEALTAVTVALLTLYDMGKAVDRGMTLGEIRLVEKAGGRSGLWRANDAEGGSKV, encoded by the coding sequence ATGACACCAGACCACGCACCCTCCGATTCCGCGACCCCGGAGGATGAGCTGACGCACCTCGGGCCGGATGGACGGCCCCGGATGGTGGACGTGTCGGAAAAGGCGCATACGACGCGCACCGCGATCGCGGAGGGGTCCATCCGAATGTCCCCCGCGACGCTGGAGAAGCTCGTGCGTGCCGGGCCGAAGGGCGAACCTCTCCGCGTGGCCGAGCTGGCGGGGATCCAGGCCGCGAAGCGCACCGCGGAATTGATTCCTCTCTGCCACCTCCTCGCCGGGGTCTCGGCCTCGGTCGAGATGACTCCTGACCCGGCCCTCCCGGGAGTCCGGGCGCGCGCCACGGCCCGTGTCCAGGGAAACACCGGCGTGGAGATGGAGGCGCTGACCGCGGTCACCGTCGCCCTTCTCACTCTCTACGACATGGGGAAAGCGGTGGACCGGGGGATGACGCTCGGCGAGATCCGGCTCGTGGAAAAGGCGGGGGGACGGAGCGGGCTCTGGCGGGCCAACGATGCGGAGGGCGGCTCGAAGGTGTAG
- a CDS encoding reverse transcriptase domain-containing protein yields MESGRWYEKVEGTPQGAGISPLLANVFLHFVVDLWVQRKRERTARGSVVIVRYADDFVMGFQYE; encoded by the coding sequence TTGGAGAGCGGAAGGTGGTATGAGAAGGTAGAAGGGACGCCCCAGGGGGCGGGCATCAGCCCGCTCCTGGCCAATGTCTTTTTGCACTTTGTCGTGGACCTGTGGGTCCAACGGAAACGGGAGCGAACCGCACGAGGCAGTGTTGTCATCGTGCGGTACGCCGACGACTTCGTGATGGGCTTCCAGTACGAATAG